The Chitinophaga pinensis DSM 2588 region AGGGATGTTCAAGTTGTCCACCGGCAGATGAACTGATGGGTAGAATTGAAAAAGGCAATAAAAACGAAAGCATCTATATACTGACTTATCATGTTGACTACTGGGACAGACAGGGTTGGAAAGACAAGTTCAGCGATCATGCCTTTTCACAGCGCCAGGAGTCTTATGCGAACTGGCTGAATCTGTCCAGTGTCTATACACCACAATTGGTAGTCAATGGCGCTAATGAATATATAGGTTCCGACGAGCATTCCGTAATAGGTGGTATTGCAGATGCCCTGGATCAGACACCAGCCACTACACTCACGCTGCATAGCGTAAAAGATGGCGGCAAACTGACCATTAGTCATGAAGAAACAGCAATAAAGAAAAACACAAAGCTTGTGCTGGCGCTGGTACAGAAAGAAGGGGAGAGTAATGTAAGAGCGGGTGAGAATGCAGGAAGAAAACTCTCGCATGTACAGATTGTAAGGGCTTTAAAAGAAGTACCTGCCGGTGACAAAAAAGACGTGACCCTGGATCTGCCGGCTGATTTTTCGACACAAGGATGGGAACTGATCGGCTTTTTACAGAACAGTAATAATGGGCATATCATCGCAGCAACAAAAGTTGATTTTCAGACAAATAACTAATTATTCAAAACAACGAAACAGATAAAAATTCTGATATATGGAAACGAATAACAACACAACAACAAAAGTATTCACGCCGGTAGAAAAAGTATTGTATACAGGTAGAACTCATACGACAGGTGGAAGGGATGGGGTATCCCGTAGTGATGACGGTAAACTGGATATTCAACTGACCTCTCCGGGTTTCCCTGGCTTTGGTACCAATCCTGAACAATTGTTTGCCGCCGGCTGGTCCGCTTGTTTTATCGGTGCAATGAGACTGGCAGCAGGACAGCAACATATGAAACTGCCGGAGGGCAGTTATGTGGATGCAG contains the following coding sequences:
- a CDS encoding DUF1223 domain-containing protein, translated to MRLVSVFFFSVALIGMFIAMVAFSDLRNEKVIKHLQTTTDSKGFAVVELFTSEGCSSCPPADELMGRIEKGNKNESIYILTYHVDYWDRQGWKDKFSDHAFSQRQESYANWLNLSSVYTPQLVVNGANEYIGSDEHSVIGGIADALDQTPATTLTLHSVKDGGKLTISHEETAIKKNTKLVLALVQKEGESNVRAGENAGRKLSHVQIVRALKEVPAGDKKDVTLDLPADFSTQGWELIGFLQNSNNGHIIAATKVDFQTNN
- a CDS encoding organic hydroperoxide resistance protein, translating into METNNNTTTKVFTPVEKVLYTGRTHTTGGRDGVSRSDDGKLDIQLTSPGFPGFGTNPEQLFAAGWSACFIGAMRLAAGQQHMKLPEGSYVDAEVDLGSNTNGFQLQARLKIHLPGLDTETAQLLVDAAHKTCPYSKMSRGNIDVNISLV